From a region of the Zingiber officinale cultivar Zhangliang chromosome 4B, Zo_v1.1, whole genome shotgun sequence genome:
- the LOC121975621 gene encoding hypersensitive-induced response protein-like protein 1 encodes MGQALCCVIVDQSTVAVKESFGKFEDVLDPGCHCLPWFLGKKIAGRLSLRLQQLDVKCETKTKDNVFVNVVASVQYRALAEKASDAFYKLSNTRSQIQAYVFDVIRASVPKLNLDDAFEQKNDIAKSVENELGKAMSAYGFEIVQTLIVDIEPDVHVKRAMNEINAAARLRMAANEKAEAEKIIQIKRAEGEAEAKYLAGLGIARQRQAIVDGLRDSVLGFSVNVPGTTAKDVMDMVLVTQYFDTMKEIGAHSKSSAVFVPHGPGAVRDVADQIRDGLLQAASHN; translated from the exons ATGGGTCAGGCACTTTGTTGCGTGATAGTAGACCAGTCTACTGTTGCAGTCAAGGAGTCCTTTGGAAAGTtcgaggatgtccttgatccagGATGTCATTGCTTGCCTTGGTTTCTTGGAAAGAAAATAGCTGGCCGGCTGTCACTGAGGTTGCAACAGTTGGATGTTAAATGTGAAACTAAAACAAAG GACAATGTTTTTGTAAATGTCGTTGCATCAGTACAGTACCGTGCACTGGCTGAGAAAGCAAGTGATGCATTTTACAAGCTGAGCAATACAAGATCTCAAATACAGGCTTATGTTTTTGATG TGATCAGAGCTAGTGTCCCGAAACTTAACCTGGATGATGCTTTCGAGCAGAAGAATGATATCGCAAAATCAGTGGAAAACGAACTCGGAAAGGCTATGTCAGCTTATGGATTTGAAATTGTGCAGACTCTCATTGTTGATATCGAGCCGGATGTACATGTCAAACGAGCAATGAATGAAATCAATGCTG CTGCAAGGTTAAGGATGGCAGCAAATGAGAAGGCTGAAGCTGAGAAGATCATCCAAATCAAGCGGGCAGAAGGTGAGGCCGAAGCCAAGTACTTGGCGGGTTTAGGCATTGCTCGACAACGCCAAGCAATCGTGGACGGACTTAGAGATAGTGTGCTGGGCTTCTCAGTTAATGTGCCAGGTACCACAGCTAAAGATGTGATGGATATGGTCCTAGTCACTCAGTACTTCGACACAATGAAGGAGATCGGTGCTCACTCAAAATCTTCAGCTGTTTTTGTACCCCATGGACCTGGTGCTGTTCGTGATGTTGCAGACCAAATTCGCGATGGATTGCTTCAAGCAGCTAGTCACAATTAA
- the LOC121975620 gene encoding hypersensitive-induced response protein 1, which produces MGQAFGCVQVDQSTVAVKETFGKFDEILDPGCHFLPWCIGQQIAGYLSLRVQQLDVRCETKTKDNVFVTVVASVQYRALAEKASDAFYRLSNTRGQIQSYVFDVIRASVPKLNLDDAFEQKNEIAKAVEDELEKAMSMYGYEIVQTLIVDIEPDEHVKRAMNEINAAARLRMAANEKAEAEKILQIKRAEGDAESKYLAGLGIARQRQAIVDGLRDSVIAFSVNVPGTTAKDVMDMVLVTQYFDTMKEIGASSKSSSVFIPHGPGAVRDIASQIRDGLLQANVLD; this is translated from the exons atgggGCAAGCATTTGGTTGCGTTCAAGTGGATCAGTCAACTGTTGCCGTCAAAGAAACTTTTGGAAAATTTGATGAGATTCTTGATCCTGGGTGTCACTTCTTGCCTTGGTGTATAGGGCAGCAAATTGCTGGTTATCTTTCATTGCGCGTGCAGCAACTTGATGTGCGCTGTGAAACCAAGACAAAG GATAATGTGTTCGTCACAGTTGTTGCATCAGTTCAATACCGTGCTTTGGCAGAGAAGGCATCAGATGCTTTTTACAGACTCAGCAACACCAGAGGGCAAATTCAATCCTACGTCTTTGATG TCATCAGGGCCAGCGTTCCTAAGCTGAACTTGGATGATGCATTTGAACAGAAGAATGAAATTGCCAAAGCTGTAGAAGATGAACTTGAAAAG GCGATGTCAATGTACGGCTATGAGATTGTTCAAACACTGATAGTGGATATTGAACCCGACGAGCATGTTAAGAGAGCAATGAATGAGATCAATGCAG CTGCTAGGCTGAGGATGGCTGCGAATGAGAAAGCTGAAGCTGAAAAGATACTGCAGATCAAACGGGCAGAAGGTGATGCTGAATCTAAGTACTTAGCAGGGTTAGGTATAGCACGGCAACGACAGGCCATTGTCGACGGTCTGAGAGACAGTGTGATTGCCTTCTCGGTGAATGTGCCAGGAACAACAGCTAAAGATGTCATGGATATGGTTCTAGTGACACAGTACTTTGATACCATGAAGGAGATTGGAGCATCTTCAAAGTCCTCTTCTGTGTTCATCCCACATGGTCCTGGAGCTGTGAGAGACATTGCCAGTCAAATCAGGGATGGTCTTCTCCAAGCCAACGTTCTCGACTGA